In the Colletotrichum lupini chromosome 4, complete sequence genome, CAATCGCGTCGGCAACGGCAACGGGGACTGCGGCGGCAGGGAGCGGTGCGACATCGGGTGCAAGTGCGACTGGAACGGCGGCCGGAGCGGACAACACCAGCGGCAGCGCGACCGGCGCCGCCACATCGTCGGGAGCGAGTTCAGGTGGTCTGTCAACGGGCGGCATCGTCGCTGTAGCAGTCGTCGTCCCCGTCGTCGCGATAGCAGCGCTCGTGGGCCTGTTCTTGTGGTGGAGGCGGCGGAAGCACCGGTACGCGGGCGTGAAGCCCGCTGAGACGCCCACAGCACCTGAGATGGATGGATCGTCGGCCATGGGATCTCAGAGCGCGTACGCGTACCAGAACCAGCAATACGTGCAGCAACAGCACAATGGGCAGTATCCCCAGGCGTCACCGCCTGCATCGGAAATGATTGGGACCGACATGGCTGGGTATTACAACAACGACAAGGTCCTCATGAACCCCGGTGGCCAGCATCAAGGCGCAGGGCACACGCAATACAAAGGGTATACCCACCCCCCGCCGCCTGTAGAGTTGGCTAGCGGGGAGGGGCCTACGGAGTTGCCTGCTGATAATGATCGGAGGTGATGGTAGTCATGGGCGCGGTCAGGATCTTTGCGTTGCTGAAACGCTGAGATTTTGGTATAGAGAAGGGTGTAAGTCGTAATGGAGGGAGTTGATTTGAGATGGATATATCATTGTAGGAGGGCTTCATTTTCATACCAGCGTGCGTGGCGTTTAGATGGCCGATTTTCATGAAGTGGCGTATTCTTGAGGCAATAGCAGCGTCCAGTTGCGATGCTGTGGTTGAGTAGGGTTGATAGATGATATCCTGAATTAGAGACGTATGAATTGAAGGCTTAATCATGAGACTGAAGTTACTGTCTATAGCCAAAGGTCTGTAAGTGAGAAAGTGAGTGCgcgtgagagtgagagaaaGGTGCAGGAGTTGAAGCAACTTATGTGCCGCCGTGACGAGCGAGCCGCGCGGTCAATCACACAACAATACGAATGTCAGTCACTGAAAGATAGCTGGAAGCAGCTTGGGAAGGCCAGAATCCAACTACATGGGGAAGCTGCTATGCATTCGCTTTACCTCCGTGACGGGCATTGAATCCATCCGGGCCAAGCACCGTGCCGCCGATGGCCAGTGAAGAGTCACACCGACCGCCATGATCCCGGGGGGCTACAGCAACCGGTGGTCCCGGCTTCCAACCTTAGTTAGGTGAGCTCACCGCCTGCAGTTTTCAGTGGAGGCCGTCGACGTGCGAATGAATTACCCCGCCACCCCGCCATCCAAGAAAGCTGCAAAAAAATTCGACCCGCGCGACGCAATTCCTGCTTATCAAGCACCCGGAACCCTCGATTGACGATTAATAAAGCAACGTCGTCTTCCTGCTTCTGCGCCCTTATTGTCTCTGCAATAAATAAGGTATTGATACCCAGCGTTCCTTTCTACGTCATATCCTTTTATCTTTCTTCTCGAAAGAAGAATCAAGAGGATTTGGCGCATTACGTCCAAGAGTGCGAAAACCTCGACTCGAAAGATACACGAAAAAGACCCAATTCCCAAACACAAGCGAAACAAACAAACAAGATGTCGGCCCCTCACGAAAAGACACCCCAAGACGACGGCCACGAGTCGGAGCCCGAGATGCTCGAGGCCGACGAGGTCGGCGAGGAAGTCAAcgtcgacgacgaggacATGCCCATGGACTCTGACGACGAAAACGAAGAAATCAACCTCCAAAACGACTCGGTCGCCTACTTTGACGCCCACAAGGACTCCGTCTTCGCCATCGCCCAGCACCCCGTCCACCCGACCCTCATCGCCACCGGCGGCTCCGAAGGCGACGCAGACGACGCCCCCGGAAAGGGCTACCTCCtctccaccgccgccgccgcctcccgcCCCGTCCTGCCCGCCTCCTTCTCCGGCGACGCCGCCCAACCCCAGTCCACCGAGCTCCAGTTCATCTACCCGATCGACGGCCACACGGACAGCATCAACGCCCTGGCCTTCACCCTCCCCAAGGGCGACTTCCTCGTCAGCGGCGGCATGGATGGCAAGCTCCGCGTCCACGCCCTGCGCGTAAACTCCCCCACCGCCGAGGCCGCGAGCGTCCAGATCAAGTTCATCGCCGAGGCGCAGGAGGTCCCCGAGGTCAACTGGATCGCCGCCTGCCCGAGCCCCAAATACCCCAACACCATCGCCATTGGCGCCAGCGACAACTCCGTCTGGGTATACACCATCGATATCGCGGCGGGAGGCGGTAACCCCGCGAACTGCCTGCAGCTCGTGCAGACGTACTGGCTTCACCAGGCCCCCGTCACCGCGGGCGCCTGGACGCCCGACGGAAACTTCCTCTGTACCGTCTCCGAGGACGCGAGCCTGTACGTGTGGGACGTCTGGGGAGAGGCAGCGGCCGCGGGACTGGTGGAGAGCAACGGCCAGACGACGGTGAGCTTGACGGCCGAGGACCAGCGCTTCGTGGTCGAGGGCGGGTTGTACAGCGTCGCGGTGGATCCCAAGGGCACGTTGGTCGCTGTCGGTGGTGCCGGTGGCGCGATCCGCATCGTGAGTTTGCCTAGGCTGGCGAGTTCTGCACAGGCCGGCAAGGGCGGGAAGAGCAAGAGCGCGTCGGACGTTGTAGGCGGAGGACAGATTCTGGCGGCGCTGCAGACGGCGTCGGATTCGATCGAGGCGCTGAGCTTTACGACGGCGGCGGGCGGGCCGGGACAGATTTCTACGTTGCTTGCTGCCGGGTCCGTTGATGGCAGTGTTACCGTGTTTGACGCCGGCAGGAGGTTTGCCGTGAGGAGGAGTCTCGTCGGTGCGCACGAAGAGTTCAGTGTGGTCAAGGTGGAGTTTGTGAAGAACAGCTGGCTGCTGACGACGTGTGGTATGGATGGTGTTGTGAGGCGGTGGGATCTGAGGGCACAGGATGGCGGTCTTGTCAAGGAGTGGAAGGGACACCGGGGCGATGGAGAGGGTGGTGGTGTGCTTGGCTTCGTGCAGGGTGAGACTGGAGAGAGGGTTGTCACTGCTGGTGACGATGGTGTCGTTCTGGTGTTTGAGGCTTGAGGATTTAAACACATCTCTGAGGCCCTGAGAGGCGAGGGAGGATTTGCGTTTGCTTTTTACCATGTTGGAATTTGGGAATGACGATGAACTTGGGTGGAGGGGCATAGATAAAATAGGGACATCATGCGCCTTTTGCGCTGGTATGGTATGGACTCGTGGACTATTCCACGTCCCCCTCATGAATTGGAGTTTCGCATTACTGATACATTGATGTGGCTGTCCTGATGCAATCC is a window encoding:
- a CDS encoding ribosome biogenesis protein Sqt1 — its product is MSAPHEKTPQDDGHESEPEMLEADEVGEEVNVDDEDMPMDSDDENEEINLQNDSVAYFDAHKDSVFAIAQHPVHPTLIATGGSEGDADDAPGKGYLLSTAAAASRPVLPASFSGDAAQPQSTELQFIYPIDGHTDSINALAFTLPKGDFLVSGGMDGKLRVHALRVNSPTAEAASVQIKFIAEAQEVPEVNWIAACPSPKYPNTIAIGASDNSVWVYTIDIAAGGGNPANCLQLVQTYWLHQAPVTAGAWTPDGNFLCTVSEDASLYVWDVWGEAAAAGLVESNGQTTVSLTAEDQRFVVEGGLYSVAVDPKGTLVAVGGAGGAIRIVSLPRLASSAQAGKGGKSKSASDVVGGGQILAALQTASDSIEALSFTTAAGGPGQISTLLAAGSVDGSVTVFDAGRRFAVRRSLVGAHEEFSVVKVEFVKNSWLLTTCGMDGVVRRWDLRAQDGGLVKEWKGHRGDGEGGGVLGFVQGETGERVVTAGDDGVVLVFEA